In the genome of Verrucomicrobia bacterium CG1_02_43_26, the window AAACCGTTTTTGAGGAAATCAAGAATGAAAAAAAAGAAACGCTGGATATTCCACTTTTGGATTTATCTTCCCTTAATAAAAAGCTTAATAAAACTGGGCTCAAGGAAGGTGAATACCAAATCGTTATCTTAGATGAGCAATTAGAGGATCGCAAGGTGAGCAAAGAAGACAATCTTCTTGAACTGAAACGAGATATCAAGAAATTGGTAACCAAAAGCAAGAGCGATTCGGCTTTAAAACGCAGATCCCTTCAAATTGAAAACAAAGAGCAACAAATAGTGAACAGGCTCTCTTTATCGCCAACGTCCATACGCATGCAGCTTAGTAATGGTAATGAAATCATCACTAAAGAAGTCATCTCCCACAATCAACCAATTATCATCAACATACTCAATGAACATTCGTGCTCTTCAGGTAAATCCAGCAGAAGGGGATCAACAGATAGTAGCAGTAGTCGACCATCAATCGATTTTGATGAGATAAAAAGCATAACAGATGGGGACGGCATAAACCTGCTCAGCAAAGGACCATCGGTTGTCGCAAGCTCGCTCAAGAACATTGCCGGATTCATGCCAAACTACGGCATCTTTATGGTTTCAGGGGGAACGCTTTGTTTCATCGTTGGATTGGGCGTGGGCGCTGCTGTCGGTGTCGCTGCAGAAGGTGTTGGCGTTGTACCCGGCATGGCAATTGGAGGCGCTAGCGGCCTCATTCTTGGTATTACAGGAGGCCTGGCGATCGATGTTGGAATTACGGTCACCAAAAAAATCATTAAACATGTAAAAAAACAACAGGCACTTAAACAACAAACCCAAAACAGGATTAAGAAGCAACCTTCTCTGGTAGAAAAAACGATTAGTCGAATACTCCCCAAAAAGGCTACTATTTAGCAACTTACAAATAGTTCGATCCCTAAAAGAGGCGATACAAACAGGCTTGTATCGCCTCTTTTTTTACAACGCACGCACTTTTTGTTTGTTTTTCAAACTATAAATATTTAACTTAAACCCTAATCCCCTAACAAACCCTAACCTTAAAAAAAAGGAGATAAGCATATGTCTGATATTAAAACTGGCAGTAAAAACACTTCCCCCAATATATCACCGATTCTTAAAAAGGAAGAACTTGAGAATCTAGAGGGTATCTTTGATGAAAAAAAGGTAGAGTCGCAGAATTCCAGCACCAAGAAAACACCTCGAAAACAGGGTGACCTGAACCTAAGCAATGAAAATCTTTTCAGCAAAGAAGTTTTCAATATCAGCTCTACTCTTTTAGAAAAAAATGATGAATTAACCAAAAAGCTCGATGAAAAAACTAAAGAAGAGCTTCTCAAGAAAGAGACAAAGATCCTCAAGCTAAAAGACGAACTCAAAAAGAAGGACGACGAACTCAAAAGGAAGGACGACGAGGTCACTAAAGTAAAAGAGGAGCTTAATAACTCTCAATTAAGCGTAGAAGACGATGAAGAGGTGGGCGAACTCGCAAAAAATTATATTAAAAGAAAAGAAACCAAACTCGAAAACCTCACAAAGAATGGTGTACACGAATTTATAAAGAGTAAAATCAATACTTTGGGTAATAATCTTTTAAAGAGTCCACAGGAATTATTCGATGGGTTCGTAAAGGCTGCGGAACAGATCGTCAGTAAAGATCCTACGGATCTTACAAAAGTAGCAACTGAAATTGCAAAATCGCCTCTACTTACACCTGTTTTAGCAAAACTGGATCTTAATCCGGCAAAATTTGCTGAATTCTTTCTAGACAAGGTACAAAAGGACTTGAAGCAAGTTGATGACGATTTCAAAGATGAAAAAAAGCCTGACTTTTCCAAAAAAGAACAAGTTGTTGATAAACTGATTGAAGTTTTTGCAGACAAAATGCTAGACACACTTTTAGGGTATGACGTAACGGAACGTGATCCGAGCTACAAAGCCGTAGTCAACATTCTGAAATTCAGCAAAGACTATGTGGGAAGCATCTTCTTGCCTTCATTGACCAATGAGACGACTAAGGATCTCTCTGAGCGTGCTGTAAAGGACCTTACGAGCTATCTTGGCCCTGTAGCACCGCTTGCGAGAATGGTCACTAGCTTCTTTAATACGGTTGCAGGCCCGTTCTTGCCTAAAACAAGCTGGTCCGGCTTACTAACGGGGGTGACCACAACGGCCGGTATCTATCTGGCCTACAGCAAGCCTTCCTTCCTGTTAGATACTATAACAACCTACTCTAAAAAGTATTCCGAAAACGTGGTCTATGGCGCCTTTGGCATTGTAGGAGCGGGATTGGGGTTCACTGGGGAATGGTCTATTTACCTGGTTAGCCTGATGCTTGGCAAGCTCTTTGGTAATAAGGAAAAAATGGCTTAAGACCGCTATTTAATCGGCTTTAACGACAAAAAGACCTTCCTCGGTGAGGAAGGTCTTTTTGTCGTTATTAGGGCATAGTTTGTTCCAGGTGGAACAAACTATGCCCTGAAAGAGTGAACATAAGATCACCCCAGAAACAACCCTACGCCCTTATGCCTTTAGTAGAATTTTTACATAAAAAAACAAACAACTAGGTGTTTATTTTAAGCACCGTTAAACTTGGGTTTTTCCAGGTGCCTGATCGCATCCAAAATCTTGTCGGTTACAACTTGGTAGCGGTTTTCAGCATTTTTACCGGGATCATAATCTTTTGGGAAAAGGGGTTTTCCGTAGGCGATCGTGATATCTTGGTTAAAGTTAGGCAATTTATCGCCCTTGCGCCAGGCTTCGAAGGCTCCAAAAAAGCGGACAGGGACAACAGGCACTTGTGTGCGGCAAGCAATCATCCCGACACCACGTTTTCCAGGCTGCACTTGGCCATCCTTAGAGCGCGTTCCTTCAGGGAACAGCAAGATGCCATTACCGGATTCCAGCACCTTAAACACACGTTTTAAAGCGCCCACATCCGAGTCTCCATCGCGGTCTACGGGGATCGCATGAAAGCGATTTAGTATCCAGGCCTTAAAGCGTGATGAGAAAAGGGTTTTGCGGGCAAAGAAATAGATCCGGCGCCTAAACTGGCTACCTGCCAGAAAGGGATCAAAATAACTCACGTGATTACAGGCTAAAATAAAAGGGCCCTCTTTGGGGACATTTTCCGCGCCCACGCTATCACAGCGGAACATGAGATTAAAGAGATTATAGGAAAGGGAATGGCCTATATCATAAATCGGATTGTAATCTTCAGCACTCACAACAACTAGTAATCCTTTTTATGAACGAGATTCGCCTGCGGGGCAAAGGGCTCCATTGATAATTTCGCAGACTTTATCGACCACCTCTTCAAAACCGAGATGCGAAGTATCGATGCGAATAGCACCCTCCGGACAATTTGTAGGAGAGGCCGCGCGCGTAGAGTCCACGTGATCGCGCTTTACGATGTGGTCCACCTTACCCTCAGCGGCTCTGCGTTGAACACGGGTTTCGATATCGGCCTCCAAGAAAAAGCGAAAATCAGCCTCTGGGAAAATAGCCGTACCGATGTCCCTACCCTCCATGACGAGCCCATTAAAACCAGCTTCCCTTGCAATGTGTTTTTGCTCCCTTTGAAAATCAAATAAATACTGCCGGATTCGAGGGATAGCAGCGACGGTAGAGACACGAGCATTCACCTCAGGCGTGCGCAATACAGAATCGGGAACAACCTCCCCATTGAAAGAAATATGAGCTGTTTCGCCCTCGATACTAGTCCCTAACTCCATACCATCAAAAAAGGCCGTTACCTTATTCCCTAAAGACAGATCAACGTTATTTTGAAGCAAATACCACGTTAAGGCTCTATAATAGCAGCCTGTATCCACATGCATTAAATGAAAACGCTTAGCAAGCGCCCTAGAAGTCGTAGACTTTCCAGAAGCAGCGCCTCCATCCATAGCGATAATGACAAAAGGTTTATTCCCCATAGACCTTACTGAATACGCAAATTTTCCAAGATGTCAAAAAACTTCGGAAAAGTTTTTGAACAACAGCCCGGATCCTTGATAGTAATCCAAGAACTACCATCCCCATTAAAGTTATAAGAACCCAATACGGCAAAACTCATGGCGATGCGATGATCACCATGGGGATCAATCACAGCCGGCTGTAGCGGCTTGGGATGAATTTCTAAAGTCGCTTCTGTTTCATGAACCTCCTGGCCAAGCTTTCTAAGCTCTTGTGCGACACACTTAACGCGATCACATTCCTGATGGCGCGTGTGGCCAATCCCGGTAATACACGAATACCCCTTCAATAAAGGAGCTATAGCGGCAAACGTTAAGAAAGTATCGGATATTTCACTAAAATTATGCTCCATGCCAATCATAGCGGTTTGGATTTTTTGCTGCACAACCCAAGAGTCTTCTGACATCTTCACTTCCAGCCCCAAAGATTTTATAAGATTCACAAAAGCGGCATCGCCCTGCTTCATCCGAGAAGACATCCCCGGAAAAATAATTCTACCGCCCACCAATAAGACAAGGGCAATAAAGTAACTGGCAGCGGTGGCATCCGGCTCTATCGCATACTCACCCCCCTTAAAAGAATAATGCCCATTACCTGAAAAATCGTACACGTTATCCGAGCTAGAAATTTGGCTTGAGTAACCAAACTCATGGATCATTTTCTCTGTTAACGTAATAAACGGCTTAGAAACAGCTTCTCCCGCTAATTGTATAGACAACGGCCCCTCGGCCAAAGGAGCTACCAGCATGAGCGCGGAAACAAATTGGCCACTGCGCGAAGCATCAATCTTAAGCTTTCCACCAGGCAAGCCGTTTGTTTGAATAGAAAAAGGGTAATAACCAACTTCCCCATCATAAGTAACCGAAATAGCGCCCGCAGACTCCAAAGCCCCTAACAAAGGGCTCATAGGACGTTTCGTCATCGCTTCACCCGCTGTCAACTTATAAGAGCCCCCCTTTTTCAAGGCTAATAAAGCAGGTATAAAGCGAGCAACAGTACCCCCATTGCCCACATTCACTTCTGCGGTTGAATGAGGGATATCGCCCCCTTGCCCATAAACCGTAACGGTTAAGTTTGCTTCATCGCGATCTACTTGAAAGCCGAGTTGCTCCAGGCAGTTCATCATACCCACGGTGTCATCTGAAAACAAAACATTCTTGAGCCTTACAGGTCCGGCACAAAGCGCGGCCAACACAAGCGCTCTAGCCGTGATGCTTTTTGAGCCAGGCAAGCGCACGGTGCCTGATACAGCGGACTGAAAGGGGGTTATAGCGAGTTCGTTGTCGTTCATTAAGACAAAATTATCTATCCAGATCTTTGCGAAAAATTTGCCCCGCTTCAAGAAGAACCTTGAAGGCGTCGAGATCGTTATTTTGTAATAATAAATCGGCCTGGGCAAGCTTTTCTTTAAACCCGACCAGTAGCTTTTGTATATTTTCTCGGTTTTCCTGAATGATAGGGATCCAGATATCCGGGTTACTTGCGGCAATTCTTGTTGTATCCCTTAACCCATTACCGGCATATTCGCCCCATTCAGAAGGAAGCGCATCTAATAAAAAAGCACTTAAAAGCGAGGCCACGCATTGAGGGAAATGGCTAACCCCAGCCACAATTTCATCATGCTCAACAGGATCCACCTCCACTAATTTCAAAGAAATCAGGCTCCAAAAGTCTTTTGCGACCTGGATACTATGCCTTTGAGCATGAGAGCTAGCGGTAATGAAACACAGCTTGCCAATAAAAATGGCTTCATCCGATGCCATGATACCGGATTTCTCCGAACCGGCCATAGGATGGGCTCCGACAAAATTGCCGTTATCAAAAATGCTATCAGCAATCTGACAAATTCGCTGCTTAGTGCTGCCGACATCCGTCACAAGGCAATGGGGAGTTATATGTGGCTGTATGCGCTTAAAGACAGATTCCATGTGATCAATCGGCACACAAACGACAACGACATCCACGTGACTAATGTCAGCAAAATCATTTTGCAAAACAGTACAGCCCAATTGCGCCATGCAGTACTGATTGACCACTTCATCCTTATCCCAAGAAAAAACACGGATACGATGCTTGCGCAAAGCTCGTATGATTGATCCCCCCAAGAGACCACAGCCAATAACGGCAACGTTAGAAATGTCACTCATCTTCAAATTATCGAATTGGCAATCGCAGTAAATTGCACTTTCATATTACACATGTGCATTTCACTATCCATACAAAAAGTAAGGAAAAAGAACCAAGCGTTATTGGCGCTTCGGCTGACGATGGTTGCGTTTATTTTGACCCCGCTTGTTTTATTTTGGATTTTCTTGTAAAGGTAAAGGCAGCTTTCCATCAAATCTAACATTGCAAATTTGAACAAAATAGAACATACGTAACAACTGACATTCGTCACTCCCAAAAAACCCGCTTTTAAATAAATATATGAACAAAACGATACTCATCATCCGAATATTATTCATGGCATTATGCGTATTCGGGGCTTGGCTTTTCTGGTACGCTAACCCTGACTTACAAGAATACTTGGCGCTTAGCCTCTTTATAGGAGCGGCTATAGGCACATTAACGATTCTTATAGATGTGTTCATTAAAGGCTTTTCTGTGCGAGGGCTTACCGCAGTCGCATTTGGCATAGCAGTCGGCTCGCTAATAGCCTTTTTAATTACCTCATCCCCCCTATTCGACCAAGGCGACCCACAAACCCTTCATTTAAGCAGATTAGCTCTTTTCATCATCAGCGTGTACCTGGCAACCATTATTACGCTACGCGGCAAAGACGACTTCAATCTATTGATTCCTTATATTAAATTTGTTCCGCATAACGTTGATGTCCCCCTCATAGTCCTCGACACCAGTATTCTGATTGACGGCCGGATTGTAAACATCTGCCAAAGCCGTTTTATAAGCTCCGCGATCGTTATTCCCAAGTTTGTTATCGAGGAATTGCACCGTGTTGCGGATTCCGGCGATACGCAGAAGCAAATCAAGGGGCGAAAAGGCCTTGAAGTGCTCAACAAGCTCAAGAACATGAACTACATTGACCTGCGAATACAAGACGTGGATGTAGATCAAGCCGAGCAAGTAGACTCCAAGCTCATTTATCTTTGCCAAACACTGAAAGCAAAGCTGATGACCACAGATTTTAATTTAGCTAAATTGGCGGAATTTCACGGTATTGCGTGGTTAAATTTAAACGCGCTGAGTAAAGCGCTAAACCCGGACATCAGCATAGGGCAATACCTTGATGTTGACCTGGTAAAAACCGGAAAAGAAGAACACCAAGGCGTAGGATACCTCTCTGATGGCTCTATGGTTGTGGTAAACGAATCCGCTCAATTCATAGGAAAATCAGTCACAGCGGAAGTTATTAGCATCCTTCCCTCTGCCGGTGGCAAAATGATCTTTGCGCGTATTCATGCAGCCAGCAACCCCTCAAACGCAAACGGAACAAGTGCAACTGCCGGAATACCAGCATATTAAGGGAAATAAACCCACCTTTAAAACGCCATATATTTCAATAAAAAAGCATCCATAAAATACATAATTTAGTTGGTTTTCGCATAAAACCGTGGTATATTTAGGTAAGAAGTGGAGCCGTAGGGATTACCCAATAGCTTCATAAATCTATAGGAACCCAAACCCAAACCCAACAACCGAATATTATGGATAATTCCAAATCAAAAAAGGGTTTTACCCTCGTTGAAATCATGATTGTCGTGGTCATCATCGGTCTATTAGCCGCCATGGCCATTCCAGCATTCCAAAAAGTACGTCAAGAATCTCGTGAAAAAGCTATCACGAATAACTTGCGACAAGTGGCTTCAGCTGGTGCTCAATTCATATTGGACACTGGTGCCTCGCAAGTAGCTTATACTGCATTGACCCCAACATACTTCAATACGATCGCAGCTGTTGCTGGTGAATCGTACACAGGTATCTCGGTTGATGAAGACGGTGGAACACTGACTG includes:
- a CDS encoding twitching motility protein PilT translates to MNKTILIIRILFMALCVFGAWLFWYANPDLQEYLALSLFIGAAIGTLTILIDVFIKGFSVRGLTAVAFGIAVGSLIAFLITSSPLFDQGDPQTLHLSRLALFIISVYLATIITLRGKDDFNLLIPYIKFVPHNVDVPLIVLDTSILIDGRIVNICQSRFISSAIVIPKFVIEELHRVADSGDTQKQIKGRKGLEVLNKLKNMNYIDLRIQDVDVDQAEQVDSKLIYLCQTLKAKLMTTDFNLAKLAEFHGIAWLNLNALSKALNPDISIGQYLDVDLVKTGKEEHQGVGYLSDGSMVVVNESAQFIGKSVTAEVISILPSAGGKMIFARIHAASNPSNANGTSATAGIPAY
- a CDS encoding cytidylate kinase, coding for MGNKPFVIIAMDGGAASGKSTTSRALAKRFHLMHVDTGCYYRALTWYLLQNNVDLSLGNKVTAFFDGMELGTSIEGETAHISFNGEVVPDSVLRTPEVNARVSTVAAIPRIRQYLFDFQREQKHIAREAGFNGLVMEGRDIGTAIFPEADFRFFLEADIETRVQRRAAEGKVDHIVKRDHVDSTRAASPTNCPEGAIRIDTSHLGFEEVVDKVCEIINGALCPAGESRS
- a CDS encoding 3-phosphoshikimate 1-carboxyvinyltransferase, which codes for MNDNELAITPFQSAVSGTVRLPGSKSITARALVLAALCAGPVRLKNVLFSDDTVGMMNCLEQLGFQVDRDEANLTVTVYGQGGDIPHSTAEVNVGNGGTVARFIPALLALKKGGSYKLTAGEAMTKRPMSPLLGALESAGAISVTYDGEVGYYPFSIQTNGLPGGKLKIDASRSGQFVSALMLVAPLAEGPLSIQLAGEAVSKPFITLTEKMIHEFGYSSQISSSDNVYDFSGNGHYSFKGGEYAIEPDATAASYFIALVLLVGGRIIFPGMSSRMKQGDAAFVNLIKSLGLEVKMSEDSWVVQQKIQTAMIGMEHNFSEISDTFLTFAAIAPLLKGYSCITGIGHTRHQECDRVKCVAQELRKLGQEVHETEATLEIHPKPLQPAVIDPHGDHRIAMSFAVLGSYNFNGDGSSWITIKDPGCCSKTFPKFFDILENLRIQ